A part of Candidatus Stoquefichus sp. SB1 genomic DNA contains:
- the rhaD gene encoding rhamnulose-1-phosphate aldolase, which yields MNILEQEFIKGFMRMCSDGFMQGWHERNGGNLSYRMKEQEVQSIQSAFSYQRAWTDIGTEVLNLANEYFLVTGSGKYFRNVELNPEANIGIVEIDATGTQYRVVWGLINGAVPTSELPTHLMNHAVKKMTTNNLHRVIYHCHTTNVIALTFVLPLKDEIFTRELWEMATECPVVFPSGVGVVPWMVPGGKDIAVATSEKMHNYDVAIWAHHGIFCSGIDFDATFGLAHTVEKSAEILVKMLSMTPHKLQTITPAQFCHLAKEFHVSLPEKFLYEK from the coding sequence ATGAATATATTAGAACAAGAATTTATAAAAGGCTTTATGAGAATGTGTAGTGATGGTTTTATGCAAGGCTGGCATGAACGTAATGGTGGAAATTTATCTTATCGTATGAAAGAGCAAGAGGTCCAAAGTATACAATCAGCATTTTCATATCAACGTGCCTGGACAGATATAGGAACAGAAGTTTTGAATCTTGCAAATGAATATTTTTTAGTCACAGGTTCCGGAAAATATTTTAGAAATGTGGAATTGAATCCTGAAGCGAATATAGGGATTGTTGAAATTGATGCAACAGGGACACAATATCGTGTCGTCTGGGGGCTTATCAATGGAGCAGTTCCAACTAGCGAACTCCCAACACATTTGATGAATCATGCTGTTAAGAAAATGACAACGAACAATTTACATCGAGTGATTTATCATTGTCATACAACAAATGTCATTGCTTTAACATTTGTTTTGCCACTTAAAGATGAAATCTTTACAAGAGAGTTATGGGAAATGGCAACGGAATGTCCAGTCGTATTTCCATCAGGTGTAGGTGTTGTTCCATGGATGGTCCCAGGTGGAAAAGATATTGCAGTCGCAACAAGTGAGAAAATGCACAATTATGATGTTGCCATTTGGGCTCATCATGGTATATTTTGTTCGGGTATAGATTTTGATGCAACATTTGGTCTTGCTCATACTGTAGAAAAGTCAGCAGAGATATTGGTGAAAATGTTATCAATGACACCTCATAAATTACAAACAATTACACCTGCTCAATTTTGCCATTTAGCAAAAGAATTTCATGTATCTTTACCAGAAAAATTTTTATATGAAAAATAA
- a CDS encoding phage tail sheath family protein has protein sequence MAEYLAPGVYVEEFDSGVKAMEGVGTSAAGFIGMAVRGPTRGKPRLVTNVTDFHKKFGGYLGEEYGEHRFLSYAVEQFFANGGSRCYIMRVASDNQMSATVDIENVLRFTATSSGNWGNAIKVQIRKTYQAKTFVTRKANEDEEKKNQYVVKSSYGFYPGDVIEFNEKLYTVINVFDNILELNKSLEGNYFKDETHPHAFLQSVVMDIHVIYENFEEVYENCSLNPSSPSFVVNALEKSDFIQVSLIETTDKKVDYEVFYTKYTTELQPYLLTGGTTIMPSVDYADMYIGKDNGPSQRSGIQAFIEMNDVSIMAVPGITSEAIQSALITHCEMTGSRFAILDAPFNATTIDQLLWHRDQYNTTYAAIYHPWLLAFDPLLKKNSYTPPSGAMAGIYARVDNTRGVWKAPANEVVRNVIGLSVNYNEADQGKLNPKGVNLIRSLPGMGIRVWGARTCSSDSNWKYVNVRRLFIYIEESIKANTSWAVFEPNDENLWSRVSGTIHVFLTTLWRDGALAGSSADEAFFVNVGRTTMTQDDISNGRLICVIGVAPVRPAEFIIFRITQKIQDAS, from the coding sequence ATGGCAGAATATCTGGCACCAGGAGTTTATGTTGAAGAGTTTGATTCAGGAGTCAAAGCAATGGAAGGTGTAGGAACTAGTGCTGCTGGTTTTATAGGCATGGCTGTTCGTGGACCAACAAGAGGAAAACCAAGATTAGTCACTAATGTTACAGATTTTCATAAAAAGTTTGGTGGTTATCTAGGTGAAGAATATGGGGAACATCGTTTCTTAAGTTATGCAGTTGAACAATTTTTTGCAAATGGCGGAAGTCGCTGCTATATAATGAGAGTTGCTTCAGACAATCAAATGAGTGCAACGGTTGATATTGAAAATGTATTGAGATTCACAGCAACAAGTTCAGGAAATTGGGGCAATGCGATTAAAGTTCAAATTCGTAAAACTTATCAGGCAAAAACTTTTGTAACTCGAAAGGCTAACGAGGATGAAGAAAAAAAGAATCAGTATGTAGTAAAGTCATCTTATGGTTTTTATCCTGGTGATGTGATTGAATTTAATGAAAAACTTTATACAGTTATCAATGTTTTTGATAATATTTTAGAGTTGAATAAATCTTTAGAAGGTAATTATTTTAAAGATGAAACACATCCTCATGCTTTTTTGCAAAGTGTTGTCATGGATATACATGTGATATATGAAAATTTTGAAGAAGTTTATGAAAATTGTTCATTGAATCCGTCTTCACCTTCATTTGTTGTTAATGCTTTAGAAAAATCAGATTTTATTCAAGTTAGTCTTATAGAAACAACTGATAAAAAAGTGGATTATGAAGTGTTCTATACAAAATATACAACTGAACTGCAACCTTATCTTTTGACTGGTGGTACAACCATTATGCCGTCAGTCGATTATGCGGATATGTATATTGGAAAAGATAATGGTCCCTCACAACGTTCAGGAATTCAGGCATTTATTGAAATGAATGATGTCAGTATAATGGCTGTACCAGGAATTACAAGTGAAGCTATACAGAGTGCTTTAATTACGCATTGTGAAATGACAGGAAGTCGTTTTGCAATCTTAGATGCTCCATTTAATGCGACAACTATTGATCAATTATTGTGGCATCGTGACCAGTATAATACAACTTATGCTGCTATATATCATCCATGGTTACTTGCTTTTGATCCATTATTAAAGAAAAATTCATATACACCACCAAGTGGAGCAATGGCAGGAATTTATGCAAGAGTTGATAATACACGTGGAGTATGGAAAGCTCCTGCAAATGAAGTTGTTAGAAATGTAATAGGGTTATCTGTGAATTATAATGAAGCTGATCAAGGAAAATTAAACCCTAAAGGAGTGAATTTGATTCGCTCTTTACCAGGTATGGGAATCCGTGTTTGGGGTGCAAGAACATGTTCAAGTGATAGCAATTGGAAATATGTCAATGTGCGTAGATTATTCATTTATATAGAAGAGTCTATTAAAGCCAATACTAGTTGGGCAGTTTTTGAACCTAACGATGAAAATTTATGGTCACGTGTTTCTGGAACAATCCATGTTTTCTTAACAACTTTGTGGCGTGATGGTGCATTAGCTGGGTCATCAGCTGATGAAGCATTCTTTGTTAATGTTGGAAGAACAACAATGACACAAGATGATATTTCAAATGGACGTTTGATTTGTGTTATTGGGGTTGCACCAGTCAGACCAGCAGAATTTATTATCTTTAGAATTACTCAAAAAATACAAGATGCAAGTTAA
- a CDS encoding phage tail protein — protein sequence MAYVYPYKKYNYIIFIDSKEMAGFSEISALDIAIDPIEYREGIHPVLKQPGLVKYGNVTLKWGVITATEFFTWLQSAGEDTCERKTITVQLCDDSHGMAAKWEVINAWPVKYTLTDVNATSNEIAIENMELAHEGIVCIR from the coding sequence ATGGCATATGTATATCCATACAAAAAATACAATTATATTATTTTCATTGATTCAAAAGAAATGGCAGGATTCTCTGAAATCAGTGCTTTGGATATTGCAATCGATCCTATTGAGTATCGTGAAGGTATACACCCTGTTCTCAAACAACCAGGACTTGTTAAATATGGTAATGTCACTTTGAAATGGGGAGTTATTACAGCGACTGAATTCTTCACTTGGTTACAAAGTGCTGGTGAGGATACATGTGAGAGAAAAACAATCACAGTTCAACTTTGTGATGATTCCCATGGCATGGCTGCAAAGTGGGAAGTGATTAATGCGTGGCCAGTTAAATATACACTAACAGATGTTAATGCAACAAGTAATGAAATTGCGATTGAAAATATGGAACTGGCACATGAAGGTATTGTTTGTATAAGATAA
- the glmS gene encoding glutamine--fructose-6-phosphate transaminase (isomerizing), with the protein MCGITAYCGNGFALPFLMQGLSKLEYRGYDSAGVTTIEKGALQTVKCKGRLKNLEDKLQDYKLEGHVGIGHTRWATHGIPSNLNSHPHSNDDETISLVHNGIIENYRELKDELIAKGYHFQSETDSEVVVQLLDYYYDGDLFEATKKVLKKIEGSYALCIVSVFEPEKIIVAKKDSPLIIGKADGAYVAASDIPALLAYTKDVYFLDDLEMAILQKDKIHFYTHDGKEINKELVTIPYDLEAAQKDGYDTFMLKEIYEQPHVIQETLRGRIADQKIILDELQGIDFHQYNRVYFVACGTAYHASLCGSQVLERSTKIPVIATVASEFRYSDPLIDEHTLAIFVSQSGETADTLAALRLAKEHHATTIAIANVLGSTISRDADYVLYTCAGPEIAVASTKAYTTQLVLLILLAYYVAQQLGKDVDFKTIQQLNQIPQYVENILNDHQLFEQYAKMLETLHDAYFIGRGLDYASVLEGALKLKEVSYVHADAYVAGELKHGPIALIEEGSVVIAVATQPHIAAKTISNIQETIARGARVILITTHGEEVKNVENTYYLPDVTPTLQAILVAIPLQLLAYYTACIKGCDVDKPRNLAKSVTVE; encoded by the coding sequence ATGTGTGGAATTACAGCGTATTGCGGTAATGGTTTTGCTTTACCCTTTTTAATGCAGGGACTCTCTAAACTCGAATATCGTGGATATGATAGTGCAGGAGTGACAACCATTGAAAAAGGTGCTTTACAAACGGTTAAATGTAAAGGGAGATTAAAAAATCTTGAAGATAAACTTCAAGATTACAAATTAGAAGGGCATGTTGGGATTGGTCATACAAGATGGGCAACTCACGGAATCCCTTCAAATCTCAATTCTCATCCTCATAGCAATGATGATGAAACGATTTCTTTAGTACACAATGGAATTATTGAAAATTATCGTGAATTAAAAGATGAGCTTATTGCAAAAGGATATCATTTTCAATCTGAGACTGATAGTGAAGTGGTAGTTCAATTATTAGACTATTATTATGATGGAGATTTATTTGAAGCGACAAAAAAAGTTCTCAAAAAAATTGAAGGGAGTTATGCTTTATGTATTGTTTCTGTTTTTGAGCCCGAAAAAATTATTGTTGCGAAAAAAGATAGTCCTTTAATTATTGGAAAAGCTGATGGGGCTTATGTTGCAGCAAGTGATATTCCAGCTTTACTTGCATATACAAAAGATGTTTATTTTTTAGATGATTTAGAAATGGCTATTTTACAAAAAGACAAAATTCATTTTTATACTCATGATGGAAAAGAAATAAATAAAGAACTTGTCACTATTCCCTATGATTTAGAAGCTGCTCAAAAAGATGGTTATGATACTTTTATGTTAAAAGAAATTTATGAACAGCCACATGTTATTCAGGAAACATTAAGAGGAAGAATTGCTGATCAGAAAATCATTCTTGATGAACTTCAAGGGATTGATTTTCATCAATATAATAGAGTCTATTTTGTAGCTTGTGGTACAGCCTACCATGCATCATTATGTGGCTCACAAGTTTTAGAACGTTCAACAAAAATTCCTGTCATAGCAACTGTTGCTAGTGAATTTAGATACAGTGATCCTTTGATTGATGAACATACACTTGCTATATTTGTCTCACAATCTGGTGAAACGGCAGATACCTTAGCAGCCTTACGTCTTGCTAAAGAACATCATGCCACAACAATTGCTATTGCTAATGTTTTAGGAAGTACAATTTCCAGAGATGCTGATTATGTTTTGTATACTTGTGCTGGACCTGAAATTGCTGTTGCTTCAACCAAAGCCTATACAACACAATTGGTCTTATTAATTTTATTAGCCTATTATGTTGCACAACAGTTAGGGAAAGATGTTGATTTCAAAACAATTCAACAATTAAATCAAATCCCTCAATATGTTGAAAATATTTTAAATGATCATCAGCTCTTTGAACAATATGCTAAAATGTTAGAAACATTACATGATGCTTATTTTATTGGCCGAGGCTTAGATTATGCGAGTGTTTTAGAAGGGGCATTAAAATTAAAAGAAGTTTCTTATGTTCATGCTGATGCTTATGTTGCAGGTGAATTAAAACATGGACCTATTGCTTTAATTGAAGAAGGATCTGTTGTCATTGCGGTTGCAACTCAACCTCATATTGCTGCTAAAACCATTAGTAATATTCAAGAAACAATCGCAAGAGGAGCACGTGTGATTTTAATAACGACTCATGGTGAAGAAGTCAAAAATGTTGAAAACACATACTATTTACCAGATGTAACTCCAACATTGCAAGCTATTTTAGTAGCCATTCCATTACAATTGCTTGCTTATTATACAGCTTGCATTAAAGGATGCGACGTTGATAAGCCTCGTAACTTAGCAAAATCAGTAACTGTCGAATAA
- a CDS encoding AzlC family ABC transporter permease, whose protein sequence is MNEFIGGCKKGMPIALGYFPVAFSFGVLVASSGLPLGLATLISLTNLTSSGQFAGISLILANASYLEIAATLLMINARYFLMSLSLSQKIDQNMNTLQRMIISFGITDETFGIASIQQETLTFRFMLGFILLPIIGWTSGTLVGETLMNVLPPVLQSAMGIALYGMFLAIIIPASGKSRAILEVVMISAFVSIIFYYVSFFDDMSSGLKLILATMTGAVYGAWRYPLKEECRDE, encoded by the coding sequence ATGAATGAGTTTATAGGTGGATGTAAAAAAGGTATGCCAATAGCTCTGGGATATTTCCCAGTTGCTTTTTCTTTTGGGGTACTGGTTGCATCAAGTGGATTACCACTTGGATTAGCAACTTTGATATCATTGACAAATTTGACTTCGTCAGGACAATTTGCTGGAATATCATTAATCTTAGCCAATGCATCTTATCTTGAAATTGCAGCAACATTATTGATGATTAATGCAAGATATTTTTTAATGTCTTTATCATTAAGTCAGAAGATTGATCAAAATATGAATACATTACAAAGAATGATTATTTCTTTTGGTATTACTGATGAAACATTTGGGATTGCTTCAATTCAGCAGGAAACATTGACTTTTCGTTTTATGCTTGGATTTATTTTGCTGCCAATTATTGGATGGACAAGTGGAACTTTAGTGGGGGAAACTTTAATGAATGTATTACCGCCAGTATTGCAGAGTGCTATGGGGATTGCGTTATATGGAATGTTTTTAGCCATTATTATTCCAGCTTCAGGAAAATCAAGAGCTATTTTAGAAGTGGTTATGATAAGTGCTTTTGTTTCAATTATCTTCTATTATGTGTCTTTCTTTGACGATATGTCGAGTGGTTTGAAATTAATTCTTGCGACAATGACTGGTGCTGTTTATGGAGCGTGGCGCTATCCATTGAAGGAGGAATGTAGAGATGAATAA
- a CDS encoding AzlD domain-containing protein, whose translation MNKYILISVLIMAVFTYIPRMLPLTFFRKEIKSTFIRSLLFYVPYAVLSALTFPSIFYATGNIYSAIGGCLVGIYYAYLDKGLIFVASMAMLTSLVIGIISLGIG comes from the coding sequence ATGAATAAATATATATTAATAAGTGTTTTGATTATGGCAGTATTTACATATATACCAAGAATGTTACCATTAACTTTTTTTAGAAAAGAGATCAAATCAACTTTTATTCGCTCGTTATTGTTTTATGTTCCTTATGCTGTGTTATCAGCATTAACATTTCCAAGTATCTTCTATGCGACTGGCAATATTTATAGTGCCATAGGAGGATGTTTGGTAGGAATTTATTATGCATATTTAGATAAAGGACTTATCTTTGTGGCGTCTATGGCAATGCTGACTAGTTTAGTCATTGGGATAATATCCTTAGGAATCGGATGA
- a CDS encoding SpaA isopeptide-forming pilin-related protein yields MKKILNVIMVLFVIVSTVLTHVSQIHAESSQPASTYPKNESIVYNGKTTYGNTIVGNFSVGGQQAFCLQHPKTTPATGTKVTSKIYENTDIQKVLYYGWKGPKQWSGFKSESHGIVVTSLALSYYYYGDNSSPKTIADFMDYIKNLTVPDFSVRFSDEHVQAYREGQIQRTKTMTLQSESSLFGVTLSLPDQMTYVDETHNQRQKGGNVTIKGQTKFHLEAPLNEKLDVFFSGEKTSSYDFLPIVSTASSSSLQNVGRGEYITQPHQTTSMSVEWLQLASLEITKTDVYQQLIDGAVFRLWNQADYDQQITVKNGRITVNDLTTGIYYLQEVNAPDGFLKDDTIYTITLQAGDTVSQTVTDKEPTGEIKITKTNDHQDKIKNAEFDIVSDGDIYSAGGKLLLKDGTIVDHVVSDELGLATSKQLPLGNYYIIETKAPDGYLLNQERLKVSLKYVDQTTSVVSASSTMINLEATGSIQFQKKIDSQITDGHLGDVFLSQIEYGLYARETIQNTAKTVTYYTKDQLVSQKVTDDKGVIKWDQLPLGHYYLKELKTNQSLVLNPEEIDVDVLYAGMNTPQVHVLASGVNKIASQRIQIFKEGTKEGSNGVVKGLPGAEFTFVLNSEYEQVGFEKAKRYFVGTTDANGYLTTSLLPYGTYRVKETKTPQGYYGASDFLVSVEKDSSLYEVGYRLKKVTVNNVPFESLLKVIKVDQNSGEIIQLAGTTFKLKNLDTNEYVSYIDWSAFPNIVVNQWTTHDDGSVTLNTKLKAGNYQLEEVKAPEGYVINPTPVVFQISQDHYDIADDKLTPITVVKMGDKAVKGRVTIEKTGEVLTDYRDGKFIYEQQGLANAKFEIYAKEDIMDPSHNGKVLYQKGELVETLVTKEKGRITSKELPLGEYECLEVEAPYGYVLDTERKAFSLTYDNQETAIIYQHQAIQNERQKVQIEVAKKDAKTNEMVFGAEFSLIANRDIYNVNGEVIVKAGTVLEKVISSQTGKVLFNSDLPLDLTPEYATMPIEESTEIVGDPHSLYLIKETRQPDGYISKPVHYYVDAKYTQSQEKVIQHTYDFYNQKTKTVVHKVDSVSLEHIEGAHLQIIDSQTKKIIDEWDSTQEGHVIEGLVVDRLYILHETVAPIGYTIAKDQEFTIQDQEDEQSIRFINEKMPITVLGDEPVVTQDLTIIMPYIVIIIGSFICLQIVKKRQRDK; encoded by the coding sequence ATGAAGAAAATTTTAAATGTCATTATGGTTTTATTTGTTATTGTGTCAACAGTTTTGACACATGTATCACAGATTCATGCAGAAAGTAGTCAGCCAGCTTCGACTTATCCAAAGAATGAAAGTATTGTTTATAATGGAAAAACAACATATGGAAACACTATAGTTGGTAATTTTAGTGTGGGAGGTCAGCAGGCATTTTGTTTGCAGCATCCCAAAACAACACCGGCTACTGGCACAAAAGTTACATCAAAAATTTATGAAAACACAGATATTCAAAAAGTCCTTTATTATGGTTGGAAAGGGCCAAAACAATGGAGTGGATTTAAGAGTGAAAGTCATGGTATTGTTGTGACATCACTGGCTTTAAGTTATTATTACTATGGTGATAATTCATCACCAAAAACGATTGCAGATTTTATGGATTATATTAAGAATTTAACAGTTCCTGACTTTTCTGTTCGTTTTTCAGATGAGCATGTTCAGGCTTATCGAGAAGGTCAAATTCAAAGAACAAAAACAATGACGTTACAAAGTGAAAGTTCACTATTTGGTGTTACACTTTCATTACCAGATCAAATGACTTATGTTGATGAAACACATAATCAACGTCAAAAAGGTGGAAATGTGACGATTAAAGGACAGACAAAATTTCATTTAGAAGCACCATTAAATGAAAAACTTGATGTCTTTTTTTCTGGCGAAAAAACCAGTTCATATGATTTCTTACCAATTGTTTCTACTGCCAGTTCATCTAGTTTACAAAATGTTGGTCGAGGTGAATATATCACTCAACCTCATCAGACAACTTCCATGTCAGTTGAATGGTTACAATTAGCTTCTTTAGAAATTACTAAGACAGATGTTTATCAACAGCTTATTGATGGGGCCGTTTTTAGATTGTGGAATCAAGCAGATTATGATCAGCAAATAACAGTTAAGAATGGGCGAATCACTGTCAATGATTTAACAACAGGAATTTATTATTTACAAGAAGTCAATGCACCCGATGGCTTTTTAAAAGATGATACGATTTACACGATTACTCTTCAAGCAGGAGATACTGTTTCGCAAACTGTGACAGATAAAGAACCAACAGGTGAAATTAAGATTACCAAAACAAATGACCATCAAGATAAGATTAAAAATGCAGAATTTGATATTGTCAGTGATGGTGATATTTATTCAGCTGGTGGAAAACTTTTATTGAAAGATGGAACAATCGTAGATCATGTAGTTTCTGATGAATTGGGACTTGCTACTTCTAAACAGTTACCTTTAGGAAATTATTATATTATAGAAACAAAGGCACCGGATGGTTATTTATTGAATCAAGAACGTTTGAAAGTTTCACTTAAATATGTCGATCAAACAACTTCAGTTGTGAGTGCATCCTCTACGATGATTAATTTAGAAGCAACAGGATCGATTCAATTTCAAAAGAAAATAGATAGTCAAATAACGGATGGTCACTTAGGTGACGTTTTTTTATCTCAAATTGAATATGGATTATATGCACGAGAAACAATTCAAAATACTGCGAAAACAGTGACTTATTATACAAAAGATCAACTTGTTTCTCAGAAGGTAACTGATGATAAAGGCGTTATCAAATGGGATCAGTTACCATTAGGTCATTATTACTTAAAAGAACTGAAAACAAATCAATCATTAGTTTTAAATCCAGAGGAAATAGATGTTGATGTTCTCTATGCTGGAATGAATACACCTCAGGTTCATGTGCTGGCTTCTGGAGTGAATAAAATTGCGAGTCAACGTATTCAAATCTTTAAGGAAGGAACGAAAGAAGGAAGTAATGGTGTTGTCAAAGGCTTACCAGGGGCAGAATTTACATTTGTTTTAAATAGTGAGTATGAGCAGGTTGGATTTGAAAAAGCTAAACGCTATTTTGTTGGGACAACAGATGCAAATGGTTATTTAACTACATCACTGTTGCCATATGGAACATATCGTGTGAAAGAAACAAAGACACCTCAAGGGTATTATGGAGCGAGTGATTTTCTTGTTTCTGTAGAAAAGGATTCATCTTTATATGAAGTAGGATATCGTTTGAAAAAGGTTACTGTGAATAATGTTCCTTTTGAATCATTATTAAAGGTGATTAAGGTTGATCAAAATTCAGGAGAGATAATTCAACTTGCTGGAACAACATTTAAACTCAAGAATTTAGATACAAATGAATATGTTTCTTATATTGATTGGAGTGCTTTCCCAAATATTGTTGTTAATCAATGGACAACACATGATGATGGAAGTGTAACTTTAAATACGAAGTTAAAAGCCGGAAATTATCAATTAGAAGAAGTGAAAGCACCAGAGGGTTATGTCATCAATCCAACACCAGTTGTTTTCCAAATTTCTCAAGATCATTATGATATTGCTGATGATAAGCTGACTCCTATTACAGTGGTAAAAATGGGTGATAAAGCTGTCAAAGGACGTGTCACAATTGAAAAAACAGGAGAAGTATTAACTGATTATCGTGATGGAAAATTTATTTATGAGCAACAGGGATTAGCAAATGCAAAATTTGAAATTTATGCAAAAGAGGATATTATGGATCCTAGTCATAATGGCAAGGTTCTATATCAAAAAGGAGAACTTGTTGAGACTTTAGTTACAAAAGAAAAAGGTCGAATCACTTCTAAAGAACTTCCTTTAGGAGAATATGAATGTTTAGAAGTAGAAGCACCATATGGCTATGTTTTAGATACTGAAAGAAAAGCTTTTTCATTAACATACGACAATCAAGAAACAGCAATTATCTATCAACATCAAGCGATTCAAAATGAACGACAGAAAGTCCAAATTGAAGTTGCTAAAAAAGATGCTAAGACAAATGAAATGGTTTTTGGAGCAGAGTTTTCATTAATTGCTAATCGAGATATTTATAATGTGAATGGTGAAGTAATTGTGAAAGCAGGAACAGTATTAGAAAAAGTGATATCATCACAAACAGGTAAAGTTCTCTTTAATAGTGATCTGCCATTGGATTTAACGCCTGAATATGCAACTATGCCAATTGAAGAATCAACCGAAATTGTTGGTGATCCTCATTCTCTTTATCTTATTAAAGAAACAAGACAACCAGATGGGTATATTTCAAAACCAGTTCATTATTATGTTGATGCCAAGTATACTCAATCACAGGAAAAGGTGATACAACATACATATGATTTCTATAATCAAAAAACAAAGACTGTTGTTCATAAAGTGGATTCAGTCAGTTTGGAACATATTGAAGGGGCACATTTACAAATTATTGATTCACAAACAAAAAAGATTATTGATGAATGGGATAGTACTCAGGAGGGACATGTTATTGAAGGTTTAGTCGTTGATCGTCTTTATATTTTGCATGAAACAGTAGCTCCTATAGGTTATACCATTGCAAAAGATCAAGAATTTACTATTCAAGATCAAGAAGATGAGCAAAGTATTCGTTTTATAAATGAGAAAATGCCAATTACTGTTTTAGGTGATGAACCAGTCGTTACACAGGATTTGACGATTATCATGCCTTATATTGTTATTATTATTGGTTCATTTATCTGTTTACAGATTGTAAAGAAAAGACAACGTGATAAATAA
- a CDS encoding acetate/propionate family kinase translates to MSKVIAVNAGSSSLKFQLFEMDNEDVITSGVIERIGMEDAIFTIKYNGEKDVRTLAIPTHKEAVHLLLDTLMEKQIVSSLDEIKGVGHRVVQGGSYFKESAIIDDDVVNKIDELKSLAPLHNPAHLTGYYAFKEAIPTAGAVAVFDTAFHQTLEPKCYIYPIPYKFYTENKVRKYGAHGTSHFYVSQRVIDKLGHPEHSKIIVAHLGAGGSLTAVKDGKSINTSMGFTPLAGIMMGTRSGDLDPSIIDYLIEQVGMDMKDVIHMLNKESGLLGVSGVSSDFRDVMNAANEGNERAKLAMDIFFRRVIAYIGRYFIALGGCDAIAFTAGIGENSAFARKEILSLVSEALGIVIDDDANENGEGERLITKPESKIKVYVIPTNEELVIARDTKRLLNL, encoded by the coding sequence ATGTCAAAAGTTATTGCTGTGAACGCTGGTAGTTCATCATTAAAATTTCAATTATTTGAAATGGATAATGAAGATGTTATTACTTCTGGAGTGATTGAAAGAATTGGTATGGAAGATGCTATTTTCACAATTAAATATAATGGTGAAAAAGATGTCCGTACTTTAGCGATTCCAACACATAAAGAAGCTGTTCATTTGTTATTAGATACATTAATGGAAAAACAAATTGTTTCTTCATTAGATGAAATTAAGGGTGTTGGTCATCGTGTCGTTCAAGGTGGATCTTATTTTAAAGAATCAGCTATTATTGATGATGATGTTGTCAATAAAATTGATGAATTAAAATCATTAGCACCATTACATAATCCTGCACATTTAACAGGATATTATGCTTTTAAAGAAGCGATTCCAACTGCTGGTGCAGTAGCTGTATTCGATACTGCTTTTCATCAGACATTAGAACCTAAATGTTATATTTATCCAATTCCATATAAATTCTATACTGAAAACAAAGTTAGAAAATATGGTGCTCATGGGACATCACATTTTTATGTTTCTCAAAGAGTTATTGATAAGTTAGGGCATCCTGAACATTCTAAAATTATTGTTGCTCATCTTGGTGCTGGTGGTTCTTTAACAGCTGTTAAAGATGGAAAATCTATTAATACATCAATGGGATTTACACCATTAGCAGGAATTATGATGGGAACACGTAGTGGAGACCTAGATCCTTCAATCATCGATTATCTTATTGAACAAGTTGGTATGGATATGAAAGATGTTATTCATATGTTAAATAAAGAATCTGGATTATTAGGTGTGTCAGGTGTTTCTAGTGATTTTAGAGATGTTATGAATGCGGCTAATGAAGGAAATGAAAGAGCAAAACTTGCTATGGATATTTTCTTTAGAAGAGTTATTGCATATATTGGACGTTATTTTATAGCTTTAGGTGGTTGTGATGCGATTGCTTTCACTGCTGGTATTGGAGAAAATTCTGCATTTGCAAGAAAAGAAATTCTTTCATTAGTTAGTGAAGCATTAGGTATTGTGATTGATGATGATGCAAACGAAAATGGTGAAGGTGAACGTTTAATTACGAAACCAGAATCTAAAATTAAAGTTTATGTTATCCCAACAAATGAAGAATTAGTCATTGCAAGAGATACAAAACGTTTATTAAACTTATAA